In Caballeronia sp. Lep1P3, a single genomic region encodes these proteins:
- a CDS encoding aminotransferase class I/II-fold pyridoxal phosphate-dependent enzyme → MGLGEHLRQQLAAKALKRQLDRATEEAAAPGVPGAARAETLPARSRFESMPQYQQVKIMREMGDKLRVGSPFFRVHDGVAGATTFIDGREYINFASYNYLGLSGDAAVSGRAKAAIDRYGTSASASRIVAGERPVQRALEKALASFYEAEDCVAFVSGHATNVTVIGALFGPGDLIVHDARAHNSIVQGAQLSGAKRLGFPHNDWQALDELLTRVRREYRHVLIAIEGLYSMDGDFPDLARFVEVKERHGAFLMVDEAHSLGVLGATGKGIREHCGVASDAVDLWMGTMSKTLAGCGGFIAGCEPLVDMLRYLAPGFLYSVGLAPTLAEASLAALERLIEEPQRVTQLQARGRQFLTEAREAGFDTGESAGFAVVPIITGSSVRAAQWSNAMFDEGINVQPIFYPAVEEKAARLRFFICSTHEPEQISRTVATLARIAGR, encoded by the coding sequence ATGGGACTCGGGGAACATCTTCGCCAGCAACTCGCGGCGAAAGCTTTGAAACGGCAACTGGACCGCGCGACCGAAGAGGCCGCGGCGCCCGGCGTGCCCGGCGCGGCTCGCGCAGAGACGCTCCCGGCGCGGAGCCGGTTCGAATCGATGCCGCAGTATCAGCAAGTGAAGATCATGCGCGAGATGGGCGACAAGCTGCGCGTCGGCTCGCCGTTTTTTCGAGTGCACGACGGCGTCGCGGGCGCGACGACTTTCATCGACGGACGCGAATACATCAACTTCGCGAGTTACAACTACCTCGGGCTTTCGGGGGACGCGGCTGTGTCGGGGCGCGCGAAAGCGGCGATCGACCGCTACGGCACGTCCGCGTCGGCGAGCCGGATCGTCGCGGGCGAGCGGCCCGTGCAGCGCGCGCTCGAAAAGGCGCTCGCCTCGTTCTACGAAGCGGAGGACTGCGTCGCGTTCGTGAGCGGCCATGCGACCAACGTAACCGTGATCGGCGCGCTCTTCGGACCGGGCGACCTGATCGTGCACGACGCGCGCGCGCACAACAGCATCGTGCAAGGCGCGCAACTGAGCGGCGCGAAGCGCCTCGGCTTCCCGCACAACGACTGGCAGGCGCTCGACGAACTTCTCACGCGGGTGCGGCGCGAGTACCGGCACGTGCTGATCGCCATCGAAGGCCTGTACAGCATGGACGGCGACTTCCCCGACCTCGCGCGTTTCGTCGAGGTCAAGGAGCGTCACGGCGCGTTCCTGATGGTCGATGAAGCGCATTCGCTCGGCGTGCTCGGTGCCACCGGCAAGGGCATTCGTGAGCACTGCGGCGTGGCGTCGGACGCCGTCGACTTGTGGATGGGCACGATGAGCAAGACGCTCGCGGGATGCGGCGGGTTCATCGCCGGGTGCGAGCCGCTCGTCGACATGCTGCGTTATCTCGCACCGGGCTTCCTGTACAGCGTCGGGCTCGCGCCCACGCTCGCCGAAGCGTCGCTTGCGGCGCTCGAACGTCTGATCGAGGAGCCGCAGCGCGTGACACAGCTTCAGGCGCGCGGGCGGCAGTTTCTGACGGAAGCGCGCGAGGCCGGTTTCGACACCGGCGAGAGCGCGGGCTTCGCAGTCGTGCCGATCATCACCGGCAGTTCGGTCAGGGCGGCGCAATGGTCCAACGCGATGTTCGACGAAGGCATCAATGTCCAGCCGATCTTCTATCCGGCCGTCGAGGAGAAGGCGGCGCGCCTGCGCTTTTTCATCTGCTCGACGCACGAGCCGGAGCAGATCAGCCGCACTGTTGCGACGCTCGCGCGGATCGCAGGCCGATGA
- a CDS encoding UDP-3-O-acyl N-acetylglycosamine deacetylase, with amino-acid sequence MKLPSGWHAKEGTLARPLELSGHGLHTGRRVNVRILPVAIACERHGIVFRRMRGGRELGTLAASPALRHGQPLCTMLRAQDGMAVRTVEHLLASLLACEIDHAIVELDAEEVPILDGSGQPWIDAIRACGRVAIARPKRFLRVLKPVSVVDGEGAARREMRAEPAEHYEMSVRNDDHMGFGDMRWRGLITPASFAGEIASSRSYGQIKWAVPAIVAGYLTRMPILRGARLSCTAAIVGKRVVGGLRQPDEFVRHRVLDLVGDLALAGAPLLGRICATRPSHEMNYRLLAALLGTDGAWEWADAVA; translated from the coding sequence GTGAAGCTGCCCTCAGGCTGGCACGCGAAGGAAGGGACGCTCGCGAGGCCGCTGGAACTATCGGGGCACGGCCTGCATACCGGCAGGCGCGTGAACGTGCGGATCCTGCCGGTCGCGATCGCATGCGAGCGGCACGGCATCGTGTTCCGGCGCATGCGCGGCGGGCGCGAACTGGGGACGCTCGCGGCCAGTCCCGCATTGCGCCACGGCCAGCCGCTTTGCACGATGCTGCGCGCGCAAGACGGCATGGCGGTGCGTACCGTCGAGCATCTGCTCGCCTCGTTGCTCGCGTGTGAGATCGATCACGCGATCGTCGAACTCGACGCGGAAGAGGTGCCGATTCTCGACGGCAGTGGGCAGCCGTGGATCGATGCGATCCGCGCCTGCGGCCGCGTGGCGATCGCGCGCCCGAAGCGCTTCTTGCGTGTGCTCAAGCCCGTGAGCGTCGTCGACGGCGAGGGAGCGGCGCGTCGCGAAATGCGCGCCGAACCTGCGGAGCACTACGAAATGAGCGTGCGCAACGACGATCACATGGGCTTCGGCGACATGCGCTGGAGGGGCCTCATCACGCCGGCGAGCTTCGCCGGCGAGATCGCGTCCTCGCGCTCCTACGGGCAGATCAAGTGGGCGGTGCCCGCCATCGTCGCGGGCTATCTCACGCGCATGCCGATCCTGCGCGGCGCGCGGCTTTCGTGCACGGCGGCGATCGTCGGCAAGCGGGTGGTCGGCGGCCTGCGCCAGCCCGATGAATTCGTGCGGCATCGCGTGCTCGATCTCGTCGGCGATCTCGCGCTCGCGGGCGCGCCGCTGCTGGGCCGCATCTGCGCGACGCGGCCGAGCCACGAAATGAACTACCGCCTGCTCGCCGCGCTGCTCGGCACGGACGGCGCGTGGGAGTGGGCGGACGCGGTGGCCTGA
- a CDS encoding type I polyketide synthase encodes MTDKKIAIIGMACRFPGGVNRPDDFWQLLCDERDAVTTISAERFGTSFYQHPSKREAGKSYTFSAGVLDDVAGFDAAFFGISPREATQMDPQQRLLLELAWEAFEDAGVRPAAMRGRDCGVYVGVATMDYGNRTMDDLNSVDPYSATGNALSIASNRVSYLFDLRGPSMSVDTACSSSLVALHQAVQALQSGETEMALAGGVNLLLHPFGFVSFSKASMLSPRGRCRAFDATGDGYVRSEGGAFVLLKPLERALADGDTIHAVIAGSGVNSDGHSHGGINVPASATQADLLRTVYRRAGVDPRALAYLEAHGTGTAVGDPIEARALIDAVSGGRPSTDPLLIGSVKSNIGHLETASGMAGLLKAVLCLKHRAVPRSLHFEAPNPAIDFEGGRLRVVDRFTPLAAREDEPLAVGVNSFGFGGTNAHVVLTEAARASDASASGTERAAVGDAPLPPLVLAARSPAALAALAAGYLARLDRGAQWSALAASAARRRQWLEHRAVVAPANADAGREALAALAEASDRALPSCIAQAQTAEMDARVAFVYAGNGSQWAGMGKQLYAQDAVFRAAMDEVDALWRADGSASLVAAMCEGVGAQWLAATENAQPLLFAMQVGITRVLDTRGVRFDATVGHSVGEIAAAWACGALTLEEAVRVIRIRSAAQALTRGTGRMAAAGIGEAAARELIAEFDIGGIVDVAGSNSPESVTLAGAPDALQTLGAAIARGGQFFQMLDLDYAFHSSLMDGIEPFVRDGLAGLAPRDGDVPFVSTVTGDILPGTELDVGYWWRNIREPVRFGDAIARLANDGVRVFIEIAPHSILRTYVKQTLDALRQPGAIVPTLKRQHDTAEMLAHAVLSAVAHGARVDLERLVPPAPIAALPTYPWQRERYWLEASAEGHNLVNRRADHPLLGYRLHEHAFAWENQLDPQRVPMLADHVVDGGVAFPGAGYVEMALAAARVFFGKPDAAVENIEIRMPVVFQPQHAKVFRLIVDARTASFTIETRERMSNGAWNLNVTGRLLESGNTLRADSIADTAAFANADARADVSGDALYASTAALGLAYGPAFRWVQTVRVCGDDALAELEAPAAPNGANALADFLLHPALMDAGFHRLFAVLRAKGASAADARAAFVPVQIGRVDFLRGDRVRRVLARVHRRSPHSIVASFSFLDEGGAIVARLSACRFRRVDLAARQGAPARFAYALEALPLRDGLDAAALPSPAALAQRASARVGSREEGAERARHLNEMLPILDVLAGLHALEALDALDAFAQPALPAWSNGRLAARLAQIVVEDGLAYRDGERLVRADATCAAMPPRDALWRDVLAASPAHVAELTLLAHAGAALPRVLRDGDGSSAALLSSTGRSLVEQFFDASPTWAHARAMLAACIGEAVAAWPQARRLRVLEIGAPGGDVLQPLDIDAAPGRCEYTLAGTQQQLAGFEAEGRAVIRTLALDAGGALARSGDDAPFDVIVANRLLGAQADPLAALAAIVERLAPGGIVVIAEARGSRFADIVFSASGADDDDIADRTHATLAPSAILALCGRAGFTDIVRHLEGDADLEGAPTVVLARKPAAAQQRVELRGDGAQWLVAHEAGDAFAAALSGELTRIGCRVETARVRDAAAWVSRVSGQQRAHIAFVAPHATHGDAGSADIMRAQQGGANALAALVRELDAAGLAERVQLCVVTRGGAPFEGAPALHPEQATLWGLGRVAANEHPALAMRLIDVDPSGEEAVSELSRTLVDDDGEEEVLLAPGGRYLPRMLPAQEAEARGNVAPHAAHAFLAFDMPGSLRNLEWFSLSAREPGPGEVEIEPVATGLNFRDVMYSMGLLSDEAVETGFAGATIGMELSGRVVRVGADVEGWSPGDAVLGFAPASFASRVYTRASAIARKPEGMSFEAAATIPTTFFTAYYALCELARLRRGERVLVHGGAGGVGIAAIQIARHLGAQVFVTAGSDEKREFVRLLGADHVFDSRSLAFTDEIRARTNGEGVDIVLNSLAGEAMVRSIDTLRPFGRFLELGKRDFYENSQIGLRPFRNNISYFGIDADQLMGVLPELTTRLFQEVVALFASGALHPLPYRAFPAARAEQAFRYMQQARQIGKVLVTYPAGTPAPTRGVAQPSFALNPDAAYLIVGGTGGLGFATARWMIARGARYLTLASRSGALDARKQAQVDRWRDEDGVTVSVAACDVADDAALDALIDAIERRGTPLKGVLHSAMHIDDGLLRNIDDARFSAVLAPKVAGAWNLHRATRQCALDFFVLYSSATTFLGNPGQGAYVAANSFLEALVGHRRAAGLPAAFMAWGPIEDVGFLAANSETREALQARIGGASITSDEAMSALERTLAMGRAGEAVVRLDWRAIARGMPAATARRYAALQTGGAAETASEDVVLLEQLRTLAPGQAVALVETALRGQIARILHMSPERIEGDRSVLDLGMDSLMGMELGMAVEETFGVKLSIMAIAEGATVHTLAARIVDMLGERVTGAGDAGAGQDEQLAALAAQHALDDDDARALLQRNQQQENRGAATCESTPALAE; translated from the coding sequence ATGACGGATAAAAAGATTGCAATTATCGGGATGGCGTGCCGCTTTCCCGGCGGAGTGAACCGGCCCGACGACTTCTGGCAGTTGCTCTGCGACGAGCGCGACGCCGTGACCACGATTTCGGCGGAGCGCTTCGGGACATCGTTCTATCAGCATCCGTCGAAGCGCGAGGCGGGCAAGAGCTACACGTTCTCGGCTGGCGTGCTCGACGACGTCGCGGGCTTCGACGCCGCCTTCTTCGGCATCTCGCCGCGCGAGGCGACGCAGATGGACCCGCAACAGCGGCTTCTGCTCGAACTCGCGTGGGAAGCCTTCGAGGACGCGGGCGTGCGCCCGGCGGCGATGCGTGGCCGCGACTGCGGCGTGTACGTCGGCGTCGCGACGATGGACTACGGCAACCGCACGATGGACGACCTCAATTCCGTCGATCCGTATTCGGCCACCGGCAATGCGCTGAGCATCGCGTCGAACCGCGTGTCGTATCTCTTCGATTTGCGCGGCCCGAGCATGTCGGTCGATACCGCCTGCTCGTCGTCGCTCGTCGCGCTTCATCAGGCCGTGCAGGCGTTGCAGTCCGGTGAGACGGAAATGGCGCTCGCGGGCGGGGTGAACCTGCTGCTGCATCCGTTCGGCTTCGTGAGTTTCTCGAAGGCGTCGATGCTTTCGCCACGCGGACGCTGCCGCGCTTTCGACGCGACGGGCGACGGTTACGTCCGCTCGGAAGGCGGCGCGTTCGTGCTGCTGAAGCCGCTCGAGCGGGCGCTCGCGGACGGCGACACGATCCACGCCGTGATCGCCGGCTCGGGCGTGAACTCCGACGGCCATTCGCACGGCGGCATCAACGTGCCCGCATCGGCGACGCAGGCAGACCTGCTGCGCACGGTCTATCGCCGTGCGGGCGTCGATCCGCGCGCGCTCGCATATCTCGAGGCGCATGGCACCGGGACCGCGGTCGGCGATCCGATCGAGGCGCGTGCGCTCATCGACGCCGTGTCGGGCGGGCGTCCTTCGACGGACCCGCTTTTGATCGGCTCGGTGAAAAGCAATATCGGACACCTGGAAACCGCGTCCGGCATGGCCGGTCTGCTGAAGGCGGTCCTTTGCCTGAAGCATCGCGCGGTGCCGCGCTCGCTGCATTTCGAAGCGCCGAATCCGGCCATCGATTTCGAAGGCGGGCGTCTGCGCGTGGTGGACCGCTTTACGCCGCTTGCCGCGCGCGAGGACGAACCGCTCGCGGTCGGCGTCAACTCGTTCGGCTTTGGCGGCACGAACGCGCACGTCGTGCTGACAGAAGCGGCGCGCGCATCCGATGCGAGCGCGTCCGGCACAGAACGCGCCGCGGTCGGGGATGCGCCGCTGCCGCCGCTCGTGCTTGCCGCGCGCTCGCCGGCTGCGCTCGCCGCGCTCGCCGCAGGCTATCTCGCGCGTCTCGATAGAGGCGCGCAATGGTCCGCGCTCGCGGCCAGCGCCGCGCGACGCCGCCAGTGGCTCGAACATCGCGCGGTCGTCGCGCCGGCGAATGCCGATGCGGGTCGCGAAGCGCTCGCCGCGCTCGCCGAAGCCTCGGATCGCGCGCTGCCGTCATGCATCGCGCAGGCGCAAACCGCCGAGATGGACGCGCGCGTCGCGTTCGTCTACGCGGGCAACGGCAGTCAATGGGCCGGCATGGGCAAGCAGCTCTACGCGCAGGACGCCGTGTTCCGCGCCGCGATGGACGAAGTCGACGCCCTGTGGCGCGCGGACGGCAGCGCATCGCTGGTTGCGGCGATGTGCGAGGGCGTCGGCGCGCAATGGCTCGCGGCGACGGAAAACGCGCAGCCGCTGCTGTTTGCAATGCAGGTCGGCATCACGCGCGTGCTCGATACGCGTGGCGTGCGTTTCGATGCGACGGTCGGCCACAGCGTCGGCGAGATCGCGGCGGCGTGGGCCTGCGGCGCGCTGACGCTGGAAGAAGCCGTGCGCGTCATCCGCATTCGCAGCGCGGCGCAGGCGCTGACGCGCGGCACCGGCAGAATGGCGGCGGCGGGCATCGGCGAGGCGGCGGCGCGCGAGCTGATCGCGGAGTTCGATATCGGCGGCATCGTCGACGTGGCGGGAAGCAACAGCCCGGAGAGCGTGACGCTCGCCGGCGCGCCCGACGCGCTGCAGACGCTCGGCGCAGCCATCGCGCGCGGCGGCCAGTTTTTCCAGATGCTCGATCTCGACTACGCGTTCCATAGCAGCCTCATGGACGGCATCGAGCCTTTCGTGCGCGACGGCCTCGCCGGGCTTGCCCCGCGCGACGGCGACGTCCCGTTCGTGTCGACGGTCACGGGCGACATCCTGCCCGGCACGGAACTGGACGTTGGCTACTGGTGGCGCAATATCCGCGAGCCGGTGCGTTTCGGCGATGCCATCGCGCGTCTTGCGAACGATGGCGTGCGCGTCTTCATCGAAATCGCGCCGCATTCCATCCTTCGCACCTACGTCAAGCAGACGCTCGACGCGCTCAGGCAGCCGGGCGCGATCGTCCCGACGCTCAAGCGCCAGCACGACACCGCCGAGATGCTCGCGCATGCCGTGCTGAGCGCGGTCGCGCACGGAGCGCGCGTCGATCTGGAGCGGCTGGTGCCGCCCGCCCCGATCGCCGCCTTGCCGACTTATCCGTGGCAGCGCGAGCGGTATTGGCTCGAAGCGAGCGCGGAGGGCCACAACCTCGTGAACCGGCGCGCGGACCATCCGCTGCTCGGCTACCGGCTGCACGAACACGCGTTCGCCTGGGAAAACCAGCTCGATCCGCAGCGCGTGCCGATGCTCGCCGATCACGTCGTCGATGGCGGCGTCGCGTTTCCGGGCGCGGGCTACGTCGAAATGGCGCTGGCCGCAGCGCGCGTGTTCTTCGGCAAGCCGGATGCGGCCGTCGAGAACATCGAAATCCGCATGCCGGTGGTGTTCCAGCCGCAGCACGCGAAAGTGTTCCGGCTGATCGTCGATGCGCGCACCGCGTCTTTCACTATCGAAACGCGCGAGCGCATGAGCAACGGCGCCTGGAATCTGAACGTGACGGGGCGTCTGCTCGAAAGCGGCAATACGCTTCGCGCCGACAGCATCGCGGATACCGCGGCGTTCGCGAATGCCGACGCCCGCGCGGACGTGTCCGGCGACGCGCTCTACGCGAGCACCGCCGCGCTCGGCCTCGCATACGGTCCCGCGTTCCGCTGGGTTCAAACCGTGCGGGTCTGCGGCGACGATGCGCTCGCCGAACTGGAAGCGCCCGCCGCACCGAACGGCGCGAACGCGCTCGCGGACTTCCTGCTGCATCCCGCACTGATGGACGCGGGCTTTCATCGTCTGTTCGCCGTGCTGCGCGCGAAGGGCGCATCGGCAGCGGATGCGCGGGCGGCGTTCGTGCCGGTGCAGATCGGCCGCGTCGATTTCCTGCGCGGCGATCGCGTGCGGCGCGTGCTCGCGCGCGTGCATCGGCGCAGTCCACATTCGATCGTCGCGTCGTTCTCGTTTCTCGATGAAGGCGGCGCGATCGTCGCGCGTCTGTCGGCGTGCCGCTTCCGTCGCGTCGATCTGGCCGCGCGTCAGGGTGCGCCCGCGCGCTTCGCCTATGCGCTCGAAGCCCTGCCCTTGCGCGACGGCCTCGACGCCGCCGCGCTGCCGTCCCCCGCGGCGCTCGCGCAACGGGCGAGTGCGCGTGTCGGCTCCCGCGAGGAAGGCGCCGAGCGCGCGCGTCATCTGAACGAGATGCTGCCGATTCTCGACGTGCTCGCGGGCCTGCACGCGCTGGAAGCGCTCGATGCGCTCGACGCGTTCGCGCAGCCGGCGCTGCCCGCGTGGTCGAACGGACGGCTCGCAGCGCGGCTCGCGCAGATCGTCGTCGAAGACGGTCTCGCTTATCGCGATGGCGAGCGTCTCGTGCGCGCCGACGCGACCTGCGCCGCGATGCCCCCGCGCGATGCGCTGTGGCGCGACGTGCTGGCGGCGTCGCCCGCGCACGTCGCGGAGCTGACCTTGCTCGCGCATGCCGGTGCGGCGCTGCCGCGCGTGCTGCGCGATGGCGATGGATCGTCCGCCGCGCTGCTTTCGTCGACGGGCCGCAGTCTCGTCGAACAGTTCTTCGATGCGTCGCCGACGTGGGCGCATGCGCGCGCGATGCTCGCCGCGTGCATCGGCGAGGCGGTCGCCGCTTGGCCGCAGGCGCGCCGCCTGCGCGTGCTGGAAATCGGCGCGCCGGGCGGCGACGTGCTGCAGCCGCTCGATATCGACGCGGCGCCGGGACGTTGCGAATACACGCTCGCCGGCACGCAGCAGCAGCTTGCCGGTTTCGAGGCGGAAGGCCGCGCCGTCATCCGCACGCTTGCGCTGGATGCAGGCGGCGCGCTCGCGCGCAGCGGCGACGACGCACCGTTCGACGTGATCGTCGCGAACCGGCTGCTCGGCGCGCAGGCGGACCCGCTTGCGGCGCTCGCGGCCATCGTCGAGCGGCTCGCGCCGGGCGGCATCGTCGTGATCGCGGAGGCGCGCGGCAGCCGTTTCGCCGACATCGTGTTCAGCGCGAGCGGCGCTGACGATGATGACATCGCGGATCGGACGCACGCGACGCTCGCGCCGTCCGCGATACTCGCGCTCTGCGGGCGCGCGGGCTTCACGGACATCGTGCGCCATCTGGAAGGCGACGCCGACCTCGAAGGCGCGCCGACGGTCGTGCTCGCGCGCAAACCGGCTGCCGCACAACAGCGCGTCGAGCTTCGGGGCGACGGCGCGCAGTGGCTCGTCGCGCACGAAGCAGGCGACGCGTTCGCGGCCGCGTTGTCGGGTGAACTGACGCGCATCGGCTGCCGCGTCGAGACCGCGCGCGTTCGCGATGCCGCCGCCTGGGTCTCGCGCGTGAGCGGGCAGCAACGCGCGCACATCGCGTTCGTGGCGCCGCACGCAACCCACGGCGACGCGGGTTCCGCCGACATCATGCGCGCACAGCAAGGCGGCGCGAACGCGCTCGCGGCGCTCGTGCGCGAACTGGATGCCGCCGGGCTCGCGGAGCGCGTGCAACTGTGCGTCGTGACGCGCGGCGGTGCGCCGTTCGAGGGCGCGCCGGCACTCCATCCCGAACAGGCGACGCTGTGGGGTTTGGGCCGCGTCGCCGCGAACGAGCATCCGGCGCTCGCCATGCGCCTGATCGACGTCGATCCGTCCGGGGAAGAGGCGGTGTCGGAACTGTCGCGCACGCTCGTCGACGATGACGGCGAAGAAGAAGTGCTGCTCGCGCCGGGCGGCCGCTACTTGCCGCGCATGCTGCCGGCGCAGGAAGCCGAAGCGCGGGGCAACGTCGCGCCGCACGCGGCGCACGCGTTCCTGGCCTTCGACATGCCGGGATCGCTGCGCAACCTCGAATGGTTCAGCCTTTCCGCGCGCGAGCCGGGACCCGGCGAAGTGGAGATCGAGCCGGTCGCGACCGGCCTCAATTTCCGCGACGTGATGTATTCGATGGGCCTGCTCTCCGACGAAGCGGTCGAGACGGGTTTCGCCGGCGCGACCATCGGTATGGAGTTGTCGGGCCGCGTCGTGCGGGTCGGCGCGGACGTCGAAGGCTGGTCGCCGGGTGATGCCGTGCTCGGCTTCGCGCCCGCCTCTTTCGCCTCGCGCGTCTACACCCGCGCGAGCGCCATCGCGCGCAAGCCCGAAGGCATGAGCTTCGAGGCAGCCGCAACGATCCCGACGACGTTCTTCACCGCGTATTACGCGCTGTGCGAACTCGCGCGGCTGCGACGCGGCGAGCGCGTGCTCGTTCACGGCGGCGCGGGGGGCGTGGGGATCGCGGCGATCCAGATTGCGCGGCATCTCGGCGCGCAAGTGTTCGTGACGGCCGGCAGCGACGAAAAGCGCGAATTCGTGCGTCTGCTCGGCGCGGACCACGTTTTCGACTCGCGCAGCCTCGCCTTCACCGATGAAATCCGGGCGCGCACGAACGGCGAGGGCGTCGATATCGTGCTCAATTCGCTCGCGGGCGAAGCGATGGTGCGAAGCATCGACACGCTGCGTCCGTTCGGACGTTTCCTCGAACTCGGCAAGCGGGATTTCTACGAGAACAGCCAGATCGGATTGCGGCCGTTCCGCAACAACATCAGCTACTTCGGCATCGACGCGGACCAGTTGATGGGCGTGCTGCCCGAACTCACGACGCGCCTCTTTCAGGAAGTCGTGGCGCTCTTCGCGAGCGGCGCGCTGCATCCGCTGCCGTATCGCGCGTTTCCCGCCGCGCGTGCGGAGCAGGCGTTCCGCTACATGCAGCAGGCGCGGCAGATCGGCAAGGTGCTCGTCACGTATCCGGCCGGCACGCCCGCGCCGACGCGCGGGGTCGCGCAGCCGAGTTTCGCGCTGAACCCGGACGCGGCCTATCTGATCGTCGGCGGAACGGGCGGACTCGGCTTCGCCACCGCGCGCTGGATGATCGCGCGCGGCGCGCGCTACCTGACGCTCGCGAGCCGCAGCGGTGCGCTCGATGCCCGCAAGCAGGCGCAAGTGGACCGCTGGCGCGACGAAGACGGCGTGACGGTGTCGGTCGCGGCATGCGATGTCGCCGACGACGCGGCGCTCGACGCACTGATCGACGCGATCGAGCGGCGCGGCACGCCGCTCAAGGGCGTGCTGCATTCGGCGATGCATATCGACGACGGCCTATTGCGCAATATCGACGACGCGCGTTTTTCGGCCGTGCTCGCGCCGAAGGTCGCCGGCGCCTGGAACCTGCATCGCGCGACGAGGCAGTGCGCGCTCGATTTCTTCGTGCTGTATTCGTCGGCCACGACGTTTCTCGGCAATCCCGGCCAGGGCGCGTATGTCGCAGCGAACAGCTTCCTCGAGGCGCTCGTCGGGCATCGCCGGGCGGCCGGGCTACCTGCGGCATTCATGGCGTGGGGGCCGATCGAGGATGTCGGCTTTCTCGCGGCGAACAGCGAGACGCGGGAGGCGCTGCAGGCGCGCATCGGCGGTGCATCGATCACATCCGACGAAGCGATGTCCGCGCTCGAACGCACACTGGCCATGGGGCGCGCCGGCGAAGCGGTGGTGCGGCTCGACTGGCGCGCGATCGCCCGCGGCATGCCGGCCGCGACCGCGCGGCGCTACGCGGCGCTGCAAACGGGCGGCGCGGCTGAGACGGCAAGCGAGGACGTCGTGCTGCTCGAGCAGTTGCGCACGCTTGCGCCGGGGCAGGCCGTCGCGCTCGTCGAAACGGCGCTGCGCGGCCAGATCGCACGCATCCTGCACATGTCGCCCGAGCGCATTGAAGGGGACCGGTCCGTGCTCGATCTCGGAATGGACTCGCTGATGGGCATGGAACTCGGCATGGCCGTCGAGGAAACCTTCGGCGTGAAGCTGTCGATCATGGCGATCGCGGAAGGCGCAACCGTTCATACGCTTGCCGCGCGCATCGTCGACATGCTCGGGGAACGCGTGACCGGCGCGGGCGATGCCGGCGCCGGACAGGACGAACAGCTCGCGGCGCTCGCCGCACAGCATGCGCTCGATGACGACGACGCGCGCGCACTGCTGCAACGCAATCAACAACAAGAGAATCGGGGAGCCGCAACATGCGAGTCGACACCGGCGTTGGCCGAGTGA